The following proteins are co-located in the Streptomyces sp. NBC_01198 genome:
- the hemG gene encoding protoporphyrinogen oxidase: protein MSDSHSGTGAAAARDRAERPATAPAGGHVVVVGGGISGLAAAHRLAAAGARVTLLEASSRLGGKLHADEIAGVPVDLGAESILARRPEAVELAREVGLGDDLEPPAVLGATLWTRGRLRPMPKGHVMGVPGDLGPLAASGVLSPAGLARLPFDHVLPRTEIDGDVAVGAFVAARLGREVVDRLVEPLLGGVYAGNAYEISLRAAVPQLYTAARDGGRSLIEVARGIQRRAAASAGTGPVFNGIRGGVGRLPLAVADACRAAGVVIETGTPVRELRRTGPHGWQVRLGDRVIDADAVVLAVPATAAARLLGAESPAAAADLDSVDYAGMALVTMAFRRSDVHRLPQSSGFLVPPVDGRTIKASTFSSRKWGWQDAAGGDTVVLRTSVGRHGDEADLAWDDTDLVRLSRDDLAEAVGLRAAPVAARVTRWAAGLPQYPVGHLDRVARIREQVAKLPGLAVCGALYDGVGIPACVGSGNRAASEVLATLVPDGTGGAGE from the coding sequence ATGAGCGACTCGCACAGCGGCACGGGCGCGGCGGCCGCCCGCGACCGGGCGGAACGGCCCGCGACAGCACCCGCGGGCGGACATGTGGTGGTGGTCGGCGGCGGTATCTCGGGCCTGGCCGCCGCCCACCGGCTGGCCGCCGCGGGCGCCCGGGTGACCCTGCTGGAGGCCTCGTCCCGGCTGGGCGGCAAGCTGCACGCCGACGAGATCGCCGGGGTGCCGGTCGACCTCGGTGCTGAATCGATTCTGGCCCGCCGCCCCGAGGCGGTGGAGCTGGCCCGCGAGGTCGGCCTCGGTGACGATCTGGAGCCGCCCGCCGTGCTCGGCGCCACGCTGTGGACGCGCGGCCGGCTGCGGCCGATGCCCAAGGGCCACGTGATGGGCGTCCCCGGCGACCTCGGCCCGCTCGCCGCCTCCGGGGTGCTCTCGCCCGCCGGTCTCGCCCGGCTCCCGTTCGACCACGTCCTGCCGCGTACCGAGATCGACGGCGACGTGGCCGTCGGGGCCTTCGTCGCCGCCCGGCTCGGCCGCGAGGTCGTCGACCGGCTGGTGGAACCGCTGCTCGGCGGCGTCTACGCGGGCAACGCGTACGAGATCTCGCTGCGTGCCGCCGTCCCGCAGCTCTACACCGCGGCCCGCGACGGCGGGCGTTCGCTGATCGAGGTGGCCCGCGGCATCCAGCGCCGCGCCGCCGCCTCGGCCGGTACGGGGCCGGTCTTCAACGGCATCCGGGGCGGCGTCGGCCGGCTGCCGCTCGCGGTCGCCGACGCCTGCCGGGCGGCCGGCGTCGTCATCGAGACCGGAACGCCGGTGCGCGAGCTGCGCAGGACCGGGCCGCACGGCTGGCAGGTCCGCCTCGGCGACCGCGTCATCGACGCCGACGCCGTGGTGCTCGCCGTCCCCGCGACCGCCGCCGCCCGGCTGCTCGGCGCCGAGTCGCCGGCCGCTGCCGCCGACCTGGACAGCGTCGACTACGCGGGCATGGCGCTGGTCACCATGGCCTTCCGCCGCTCCGACGTGCACCGGCTGCCGCAGTCCAGCGGCTTCCTCGTGCCGCCGGTCGACGGCCGGACGATCAAGGCCTCGACGTTCTCCAGCCGCAAGTGGGGCTGGCAGGACGCGGCCGGCGGCGACACCGTGGTGCTGCGCACCTCGGTCGGTCGCCACGGCGACGAGGCCGACCTCGCCTGGGACGACACCGACCTGGTCCGGCTGTCCAGGGACGACCTGGCGGAGGCGGTCGGCCTGCGGGCCGCACCGGTCGCCGCCCGGGTCACCCGCTGGGCCGCGGGCCTGCCGCAGTATCCGGTCGGCCACCTGGACCGCGTCGCCCGGATCCGCGAACAGGTCGCCAAGCTGCCCGGCCTGGCCGTCTGCGGTGCCCTCTACGACGGTGTGGGCATCCCGGCATGCGTCGGCAGCGGCAACCGCGCGGCGTCCGAGGTACTGGCCACCCTGGTGCCGGACGGGACGGGCGGCGCGGGAGAATAG
- a CDS encoding DUF4349 domain-containing protein, translated as MRPSTRQHAPGARRRRRGAAAVAALLLAGTLAVAGCSASSGKDSASSDKAAAPAANGRPGVPEDGSGSSGSGDGAAAAGTGGTAAGAPSSGSGSARTPALAPTYLVRTAEVSIRTPHVEDALQQARTLVAGAGGYAGDEDTAVDAGGHATSTVQLRVPPAAYDRLLDDLGKLGTLLGRKVSVDDVTGQVVDVQSRVKSQRASVDRVRKLMDQASGLSDVVSLESELSSREAALEALEAQQSSLRAQAGLATVTLRLSEPPVKAAPHKAPQKEKKDGFLTIVGNALSGGWHAFSVTVRTVLVVLSVLLPFLALGVLIWAAWRLVRRWRPRTGPAAPRPTLRAADRLPRYPRVPGQHEEQADTSLEPQAASPEASRSQEEQEPRD; from the coding sequence ATGAGACCCAGCACGAGACAGCACGCACCCGGCGCCCGACGCCGCCGACGCGGGGCCGCCGCCGTCGCGGCACTGCTGCTGGCGGGCACCCTCGCCGTCGCCGGGTGCAGCGCGTCGTCCGGCAAGGATTCGGCCAGCTCAGACAAGGCTGCGGCACCGGCGGCGAACGGCCGGCCCGGGGTGCCGGAGGACGGTTCCGGCAGCAGCGGCTCGGGCGACGGGGCCGCCGCGGCGGGCACCGGCGGCACGGCCGCGGGCGCCCCCTCGTCGGGGTCGGGGAGCGCCAGGACCCCGGCGCTCGCCCCGACCTATCTGGTGCGCACCGCCGAGGTGAGCATCCGCACCCCGCACGTGGAGGACGCGCTGCAGCAGGCCAGGACGCTGGTCGCGGGCGCCGGCGGTTACGCGGGCGACGAGGACACGGCGGTGGACGCCGGCGGCCACGCCACCTCGACCGTCCAGCTGCGGGTGCCGCCGGCGGCGTACGACAGGCTGCTCGACGACCTCGGCAAGCTCGGCACCCTGCTGGGGCGCAAGGTCAGCGTGGACGACGTCACCGGCCAGGTGGTCGACGTGCAGAGCCGGGTGAAGTCGCAGCGGGCCAGCGTCGACCGGGTGCGCAAGCTCATGGACCAGGCGTCCGGGCTCAGCGATGTGGTGTCGCTGGAGAGCGAACTGAGCTCCCGTGAGGCGGCGTTGGAGGCGCTGGAGGCCCAGCAGTCGTCGCTGAGGGCGCAGGCGGGCCTGGCCACGGTGACGCTGCGGCTGAGCGAGCCGCCGGTGAAGGCCGCGCCGCACAAGGCGCCGCAGAAGGAGAAGAAGGACGGCTTCCTGACCATCGTCGGCAACGCGCTGAGCGGCGGCTGGCACGCCTTCTCGGTGACGGTGCGTACGGTGCTCGTCGTGCTGTCGGTGCTGCTGCCGTTCCTGGCGCTCGGGGTGCTGATCTGGGCGGCCTGGCGGCTGGTGCGCCGCTGGCGGCCGCGCACCGGGCCGGCCGCCCCGCGGCCGACGCTGCGGGCGGCGGACCGGCTGCCGCGGTATCCGCGGGTGCCGGGGCAGCACGAGGAGCAGGCCGACACCTCGTTGGAGCCGCAGGCAGCGTCCCCCGAGGCGTCCAGGTCGCAGGAGGAGCAGGAGCCGCGGGACTGA
- the hemE gene encoding uroporphyrinogen decarboxylase, translating into MPGVSAPEQTAASPFIRACRNEPVPHTPVWFMRQAGRSLPEFLKVREGIPMLESCTRPELVAEITLQPVRRHRVDAAVYYSDIVVPLKAIGVDLDIKPGVGPVVAEPIRTRQDLARLRDLEPTDVGYVTEAVGLLTAELGATPLIGFAGAPFTLASYLVEGGPSRNHERTKALMYGDPELWHELLDRLADITAAFLKVQIEAGASAVQLFDSWVGALSPADYRRHVMPSSVKVFDAVAGYGVPRIHFGVGTGELLGLMGEAGADVVGVDWRVPLDEAARRVGHGKALQGNLDPAVLFAPTAAVEAKTREVLDAAAAAGTGHIFNLGHGVLPSTDPDALSRLVDFVHRATQAA; encoded by the coding sequence ATGCCCGGTGTGAGTGCGCCTGAGCAGACCGCTGCGTCCCCCTTCATCCGTGCCTGCCGGAACGAACCGGTGCCGCACACCCCCGTGTGGTTCATGCGGCAGGCAGGGCGGTCGCTGCCCGAGTTCCTGAAGGTGCGCGAGGGCATCCCCATGCTGGAGTCGTGCACGCGGCCCGAGCTGGTCGCCGAGATCACCCTGCAGCCGGTCAGGCGGCACCGGGTGGACGCGGCGGTCTACTACAGCGACATCGTGGTGCCGCTCAAGGCGATCGGCGTCGACCTGGACATCAAGCCGGGTGTCGGCCCGGTCGTCGCCGAGCCGATCCGCACCCGGCAGGACCTGGCCAGGCTGCGCGACCTGGAGCCCACCGACGTCGGCTACGTCACCGAGGCGGTCGGCCTGCTCACCGCCGAGCTGGGCGCCACCCCGCTGATCGGTTTCGCCGGCGCCCCCTTCACCCTGGCCAGCTACCTCGTCGAGGGCGGGCCGTCCCGCAACCACGAGCGCACCAAGGCCCTGATGTACGGCGACCCCGAGCTGTGGCACGAGCTGCTCGACCGGCTCGCCGACATCACCGCCGCCTTCCTGAAGGTGCAGATCGAGGCCGGCGCCAGCGCCGTGCAGCTCTTCGACTCCTGGGTCGGCGCGCTGTCGCCCGCCGACTACCGGCGCCATGTGATGCCGTCCTCGGTGAAGGTCTTCGACGCCGTCGCCGGCTACGGGGTGCCCCGCATCCACTTCGGCGTCGGCACCGGCGAACTGCTCGGCCTGATGGGCGAGGCCGGCGCCGACGTGGTGGGCGTCGACTGGCGGGTGCCGCTCGACGAGGCCGCCCGCCGGGTCGGCCACGGCAAGGCCCTGCAGGGCAACCTCGACCCCGCGGTGCTCTTCGCCCCGACCGCGGCGGTCGAGGCGAAGACCCGCGAGGTGCTGGACGCCGCGGCCGCGGCCGGCACCGGCCACATCTTCAACCTCGGCCACGGCGTCCTGCCGAGCACCGACCCCGACGCCCTCAGCCGCCTGGTGGACTTCGTCCACCGCGCCACGCAGGCGGCCTGA
- a CDS encoding DUF3000 domain-containing protein, which translates to MAAVHGQLGEDDGVPFPFRHAVEALRGARVRSEVRIEEVTAPRRLAPYAYALEATVAVDGEELADGRVVLLHEPAGHEAWHGTFRLVTLARAELEPEMAGDPLLPEVSWSWLTGALAARGADHDEPSGTVSRASSHFFGGLADRPDETRIELRASWSPRERPGGVIDGATHLAAWCDLLCACAGLPPSEGPEAAVRGAGGVVPLPKRRT; encoded by the coding sequence ATGGCAGCGGTGCATGGGCAGCTCGGCGAGGACGACGGGGTCCCCTTTCCCTTTCGGCATGCGGTGGAGGCCCTGCGGGGGGCGCGGGTGCGGTCCGAGGTGCGGATCGAGGAGGTGACCGCGCCACGCCGGCTGGCCCCGTACGCCTACGCGCTGGAGGCCACGGTCGCGGTCGACGGCGAGGAGCTGGCCGACGGGCGGGTGGTGCTGCTGCACGAACCGGCCGGCCACGAGGCCTGGCACGGCACCTTCCGGCTGGTGACGCTGGCCAGGGCGGAGCTGGAGCCGGAGATGGCCGGCGACCCGCTGCTGCCCGAGGTCAGCTGGTCCTGGCTGACCGGCGCGCTCGCCGCCCGCGGCGCCGACCACGACGAGCCGAGCGGTACGGTCTCGCGCGCGTCCTCGCACTTCTTCGGCGGCCTCGCCGACCGGCCCGACGAGACCAGGATCGAGCTGCGCGCCTCGTGGTCGCCGCGGGAGCGGCCCGGCGGGGTCATCGACGGCGCGACCCACCTGGCGGCCTGGTGCGACCTGCTGTGCGCGTGCGCCGGCCTGCCGCCCAGCGAGGGCCCGGAGGCGGCGGTACGCGGTGCGGGCGGCGTGGTGCCGCTGCCCAAACGGCGCACCTGA
- a CDS encoding response regulator transcription factor has product MSVLLEQPTSLVAYRPSKPTAMVVVADPRVRSTVTRHLWALGVRDVIEASSIAEARPRVGNPRDICVADVHLPDGSGLTLLAETRAAGWPNGLALSAADDIGAVRNALAGGVKGYVVTGTRNSPGSMAGRPGLAPLGATAARMQRRPPGASGHPGSGYRELSGREVEVLRLVAEGQSNKAIGVSMGLSALTVKSHLARIARKLGTGDRAGMVAVALRTGIIH; this is encoded by the coding sequence GTGTCCGTTCTTCTCGAGCAGCCCACGAGCCTGGTCGCCTACCGTCCCAGCAAGCCGACGGCCATGGTCGTCGTAGCCGACCCCCGCGTCCGCTCCACTGTCACCCGACACCTGTGGGCTCTCGGGGTTCGCGATGTGATCGAGGCCTCGTCCATTGCCGAGGCCCGGCCCCGGGTCGGTAATCCCCGCGACATCTGCGTCGCCGACGTCCACCTCCCCGACGGTTCGGGGCTCACCCTGCTGGCCGAGACCCGCGCCGCAGGCTGGCCCAACGGGCTCGCGCTGTCCGCCGCCGACGACATCGGCGCGGTGCGCAACGCCCTGGCGGGCGGCGTCAAGGGTTACGTGGTGACCGGCACCCGCAACAGCCCAGGCTCCATGGCCGGCCGCCCCGGCCTCGCCCCGCTCGGCGCCACCGCCGCCCGCATGCAGCGCCGCCCGCCGGGCGCCTCCGGCCACCCCGGGAGCGGCTACCGCGAGCTGTCGGGGCGCGAGGTGGAGGTGCTGCGGCTGGTCGCGGAGGGCCAGTCCAACAAGGCGATCGGCGTGTCGATGGGGTTGTCGGCGCTGACCGTGAAAAGCCATCTGGCGCGGATCGCTCGCAAGCTCGGTACGGGTGACCGGGCCGGCATGGTGGCGGTCGCGCTGCGCACGGGCATCATTCACTGA
- a CDS encoding ribonuclease D: MTDARETATPEEDAAPVPLLDPREGIPPVTADPEALTAVAAAFAAGSGPVAVDAERASGYRYGQRAYLVQLRRAGAGTALIDPVGCPDLSALDSALSGTEWVLHAATQDLPCLAELGMHPTSLFDTELAGRLAGFPRVGLGAMVEQVLGYALEKGHSAVDWSTRPLPEPWLRYAALDVELLVDLRDALEEELRTQGKLEWALQEFAAIAAAPPPAPRVDPWRRTSGMHKVRRRRQIGVVRELWLARDRTARERDVSPGRVLSDAAIVAAALESPPNVHALAALPGFGHRMGRRQLDQWQAAVDRARGLPERELPQPTAAYNGPPPPRAWADKDPAAAARLSAARAAVTGLAEELNLPQENLITPDSVRRVCWSPPGDRSPDAVAAALAALGARPWQIELTTPLLAKSLTARPAADE, translated from the coding sequence GTGACCGACGCCAGAGAGACCGCAACCCCGGAAGAAGACGCGGCGCCGGTTCCGCTGCTGGACCCGCGCGAGGGCATCCCGCCGGTGACCGCAGACCCGGAGGCTCTCACAGCAGTCGCCGCGGCGTTCGCCGCGGGTTCGGGCCCGGTAGCCGTCGATGCCGAGCGCGCCTCCGGCTACCGCTACGGGCAGCGGGCCTATCTGGTCCAGCTGCGCCGCGCCGGAGCAGGGACCGCGCTGATCGACCCGGTCGGGTGTCCCGACCTGTCCGCCCTGGACTCCGCCCTGAGCGGCACCGAGTGGGTGCTGCACGCCGCCACCCAGGACCTCCCATGCCTCGCCGAGCTCGGCATGCACCCGACATCGCTGTTCGACACCGAGCTGGCCGGGCGGCTGGCCGGCTTCCCGCGGGTCGGGCTGGGCGCGATGGTCGAGCAGGTGCTCGGCTACGCCCTGGAGAAGGGCCACTCGGCGGTCGACTGGTCCACCCGCCCCCTGCCCGAGCCCTGGCTGCGGTACGCCGCGCTGGACGTCGAGCTGCTGGTCGACCTGCGCGACGCGCTGGAGGAGGAGCTGCGCACCCAGGGCAAGCTGGAGTGGGCGCTGCAGGAGTTCGCCGCCATCGCCGCCGCCCCGCCGCCGGCCCCCCGGGTGGACCCGTGGCGCCGCACGTCGGGCATGCACAAGGTGCGCAGGCGCCGCCAGATCGGCGTGGTGCGCGAACTGTGGCTGGCACGGGACCGCACCGCCCGGGAGCGGGACGTCTCGCCGGGCCGGGTGCTGAGCGACGCGGCGATCGTGGCCGCCGCCCTGGAGAGCCCGCCGAACGTGCACGCGCTGGCCGCGCTGCCCGGTTTCGGGCACCGGATGGGCCGCCGCCAGCTGGACCAGTGGCAGGCGGCCGTCGACCGGGCCCGCGGGCTGCCCGAGCGCGAGCTGCCGCAGCCGACGGCCGCGTACAACGGGCCGCCCCCGCCGCGCGCCTGGGCCGACAAGGACCCGGCGGCCGCCGCCCGCCTGTCCGCCGCCCGCGCGGCGGTCACCGGTCTGGCGGAGGAGCTGAACCTGCCGCAGGAGAATCTGATCACCCCGGACTCGGTCCGCCGGGTCTGCTGGTCGCCCCCCGGCGACCGCTCCCCCGACGCGGTCGCCGCCGCTCTGGCGGCGCTGGGCGCCCGCCCGTGGCAGATCGAGCTGACCACCCCGCTGCTGGCCAAGTCGCTCACCGCCCGCCCCGCCGCGGACGAATAA
- a CDS encoding thiolase family protein: MPRTARDVVFVDGVRTPFGKAGPKGIYHETRADDLVIKCIRELLRRNPQLDPARVDEVAVAATTQIGDQGLTLGRTAAILAGLPTTVPGFSVDRMCAGAMTAVTTTAGGIAFGAYDVVVAGGVEHMGRHPMGEGVDPNPRFVSEKLVDESAMFMGMTAENLHDRFPRLTRARADEFAVRSQEKAAKAYANGRIQQDLVPIAIRRTSPEAGETGWGLATADEPMRPGTTLEQLAGLKTPFRAHGRVTAGNAAGLNDGATASLLAAEDVARELDLPVRMRLVSYAFAGVEPEVMGIGPIPATEKALANAGLGIDDIGLFEVNEAFAVQVLSLLDHYGIADDDPRVNQYGGAIAFGHPLASSGVRLMTQLARQFEEQPQVRYGITTMCVGFGMGGTVVWENPHWSGATTERGDGSGK, translated from the coding sequence GTGCCCCGTACTGCGAGGGATGTCGTCTTCGTCGACGGCGTCCGCACCCCGTTCGGCAAAGCGGGCCCGAAGGGCATCTACCACGAGACCCGCGCCGACGACCTGGTGATCAAGTGCATCCGGGAGCTGCTGCGGCGCAATCCGCAGCTGGACCCGGCCCGTGTCGACGAGGTCGCGGTCGCCGCGACGACGCAGATCGGCGACCAGGGGCTCACCCTGGGGCGCACCGCGGCCATCCTGGCCGGGCTGCCGACGACCGTGCCCGGCTTCTCCGTCGACCGGATGTGCGCCGGTGCGATGACCGCGGTGACGACGACGGCCGGCGGCATCGCGTTCGGCGCCTACGACGTGGTGGTCGCCGGCGGTGTCGAGCACATGGGTCGGCACCCGATGGGCGAGGGCGTGGACCCGAATCCGCGGTTCGTCTCGGAGAAGCTGGTCGACGAGTCCGCGATGTTCATGGGCATGACCGCGGAGAATCTGCACGACCGCTTCCCGCGGCTGACCAGGGCGCGCGCCGACGAGTTCGCGGTCCGCAGCCAGGAGAAGGCGGCGAAGGCGTACGCCAACGGCCGGATCCAGCAGGACCTGGTGCCGATCGCGATCCGCCGCACCAGCCCGGAGGCCGGGGAGACCGGCTGGGGCCTGGCGACCGCCGACGAGCCGATGCGCCCGGGCACCACGCTGGAGCAGCTGGCCGGGCTCAAGACGCCCTTCCGGGCGCACGGCCGGGTCACAGCGGGCAACGCGGCGGGCCTCAACGACGGCGCCACCGCCTCGCTCCTGGCCGCCGAGGACGTGGCCCGCGAGCTGGACCTGCCGGTGCGGATGCGCCTGGTGTCGTACGCCTTCGCGGGCGTCGAGCCGGAGGTGATGGGCATCGGCCCGATCCCGGCCACCGAGAAGGCCCTGGCCAATGCGGGCCTGGGCATCGACGACATCGGGCTGTTCGAGGTCAACGAGGCCTTCGCCGTCCAGGTGCTCTCGCTGCTCGACCACTACGGCATCGCCGACGACGACCCGCGGGTCAACCAGTACGGCGGCGCCATCGCCTTCGGCCACCCGCTGGCCTCCTCCGGGGTGCGGCTGATGACGCAGCTGGCCCGGCAGTTCGAGGAGCAGCCGCAGGTGCGCTACGGCATCACCACGATGTGCGTCGGCTTCGGCATGGGCGGCACGGTCGTCTGGGAGAACCCCCACTGGAGCGGAGCGACCACCGAGCGCGGCGACGGGAGCGGCAAGTGA
- a CDS encoding 3-hydroxyacyl-CoA dehydrogenase NAD-binding domain-containing protein produces MSTTTELLKGAAELFPGEVVTSAQVRHIDLPGAGRFALITLDNGLDHTKPTTFGPQSLANLDAAIDRVEKEAADGAITGVGITGKPFIFAVGADLKGVELLGSHQDALAIGKGGHEVFKRLSSLAVPTFAYYNGAAMGGGVEVGLHCTYRTVSASVPAFSLPEVFLGLVPGWGGCGLLPNLIGADRAVSVIIENSLNQNRQLKGAQVAELGIADALFEAADFLEQSLLWTAAVLKGEIAVVRAEVDRGEAWDRAVERGRLIADGKVHGAAPAAYRALEIIAAAKDGDLQRAFDAEDTALADLIMGGELRSGIYAFNLVQRRGKRPVGAPDKALARPVSKVGVVGAGLMASQLALLFVRRLEVPVVLTDIDQQRIDKGVGYVHGEIDKLLAKGRLGQDAANRYKALVTGHLDKAAAFGDADFVIEAVFEEMGVKQQVFAELEAVVRPDTILATNTSSLSVTEMAAKLDHPERVVGFHFFNPVAILPLLEIVRGEGTDDPSLATAFAVAKKLRKTAVLVKDAPAFVVNRILTRFMGEIQNVIDEGTPVAVAEKAIEPLGLPMSPLVLLELVGPAIGLHVSETLHGVFPDRFTVSENLAAVVKAGKRGFYVYDSGRPELDPEVAALLKQGDSVLTEAQVRDRVLDAVAQEIGLMLDEGVVAEAQDIDLCLITGAGWPFHLGGVTPYLDREGVSQRVNGRTFLAPGVASVPA; encoded by the coding sequence GTGAGCACCACCACCGAACTTCTCAAGGGCGCGGCCGAGCTGTTCCCCGGCGAGGTCGTCACCAGCGCGCAGGTGCGGCACATCGACCTGCCCGGCGCGGGCCGCTTCGCACTGATCACCCTGGACAACGGCCTGGACCACACCAAGCCGACCACCTTCGGCCCGCAGTCGCTGGCCAATCTCGACGCGGCGATCGACCGGGTCGAGAAGGAGGCCGCGGACGGCGCGATCACCGGGGTCGGCATCACCGGCAAGCCGTTCATCTTCGCGGTCGGCGCCGACCTCAAGGGCGTGGAGCTGCTGGGGAGCCACCAGGACGCGCTCGCCATCGGCAAGGGCGGCCACGAGGTCTTCAAGCGGCTGTCCTCGCTCGCGGTGCCGACCTTCGCCTACTACAACGGGGCCGCCATGGGCGGCGGCGTCGAGGTCGGCCTGCACTGCACCTACCGGACGGTCTCCGCCTCGGTGCCGGCCTTCTCGCTCCCCGAGGTCTTCCTCGGGCTGGTGCCCGGCTGGGGCGGCTGCGGGCTGCTGCCCAACCTGATCGGCGCGGACCGCGCGGTCAGCGTGATCATCGAGAACTCGCTCAACCAGAACCGCCAGCTCAAGGGCGCCCAGGTGGCCGAACTGGGCATCGCCGACGCGCTCTTCGAGGCCGCCGACTTCCTGGAGCAGTCGCTGCTGTGGACCGCGGCCGTACTCAAGGGCGAGATCGCGGTCGTACGCGCCGAGGTGGACCGCGGCGAGGCGTGGGACCGGGCGGTGGAGCGCGGGCGCCTCATCGCCGACGGCAAGGTGCACGGCGCGGCCCCCGCCGCCTACCGGGCGCTGGAGATCATCGCGGCGGCCAAGGACGGCGACCTGCAGCGCGCCTTCGACGCCGAGGACACCGCGCTGGCCGACCTGATCATGGGCGGCGAGCTGCGCAGCGGGATCTACGCCTTCAACCTGGTCCAGCGGCGCGGCAAGCGGCCGGTCGGCGCGCCCGACAAGGCGCTGGCCCGTCCGGTGTCCAAGGTCGGCGTGGTCGGCGCGGGCCTGATGGCCTCGCAGCTGGCGCTGCTGTTCGTGCGCCGGCTGGAAGTGCCGGTGGTGCTGACCGACATCGACCAGCAGCGGATCGACAAGGGCGTGGGCTACGTCCACGGCGAGATCGACAAGCTGCTGGCCAAGGGCAGGCTCGGGCAGGACGCGGCGAACCGCTACAAGGCGCTGGTGACCGGGCACCTCGACAAGGCCGCGGCCTTCGGTGACGCGGACTTCGTCATCGAGGCGGTCTTCGAGGAGATGGGCGTCAAGCAGCAGGTCTTCGCCGAACTGGAAGCGGTGGTGCGCCCGGACACCATCCTGGCCACCAACACCTCCTCGCTGTCGGTGACCGAGATGGCCGCGAAGCTCGACCACCCGGAGCGGGTGGTGGGCTTCCACTTCTTCAACCCGGTGGCGATCCTGCCGCTGCTGGAGATCGTCCGCGGCGAGGGCACCGACGACCCGTCGCTGGCCACCGCCTTCGCGGTGGCCAAGAAGCTGCGCAAGACCGCGGTGCTGGTCAAGGACGCGCCGGCCTTCGTGGTCAACCGCATCCTGACCCGCTTCATGGGCGAGATCCAGAACGTGATCGACGAGGGCACCCCGGTGGCGGTCGCGGAGAAGGCCATCGAGCCGCTCGGCCTGCCGATGTCCCCGCTGGTGCTGCTCGAACTGGTCGGCCCCGCCATCGGCCTGCACGTCTCGGAGACCCTGCACGGCGTCTTCCCCGACCGCTTCACGGTGTCGGAGAACCTGGCGGCGGTCGTCAAGGCCGGCAAGCGCGGCTTCTACGTCTACGACTCGGGCCGCCCCGAGCTGGACCCGGAGGTCGCCGCGCTGCTCAAGCAGGGCGACAGCGTGCTGACGGAAGCGCAGGTGCGCGACCGGGTACTCGACGCGGTGGCGCAGGAGATCGGCCTGATGCTCGACGAGGGCGTGGTCGCCGAGGCGCAGGACATCGACCTGTGCCTGATCACCGGTGCGGGCTGGCCCTTCCACCTGGGCGGTGTCACCCCCTACCTGGACCGTGAGGGCGTCTCGCAGCGGGTGAACGGCAGGACCTTCCTGGCCCCGGGCGTCGCGAGCGTCCCGGCCTGA
- a CDS encoding SPFH domain-containing protein: MSSPGTAAPTEPPDHPAGAEHADHGDGQDRSADAARPEPADRAAQPDVPAQPDVPAQPDVPGQPGSGTDQTVPMPRVQPPAGVSADALTERSGPCLPGWTAAGVLLAAVGAAGWLLWRAGLLPLPPTGGLVPDPPGDATRGSGLWSGLVLIGAVAALAACGLVRGRPGSVWVLTRHGGYRGTVRRTGLLWISPLLRRRRMDVSLRHWRSRPIDAVDAYGTPVQLTVLLVWRIRETARAAFAVDDCTRLLREEVEAAVARAVSRHPADDFRGDAVTLRDCDRLGDELGRLVAAAMREVGVEVFSVTPVRLEYAPEVAGAMRRARIASLEARQRRVVLDDVLTAVADTLRGIAERGLVELDDYERKSLVRDLTVALLATPAPAGQARG, translated from the coding sequence GTGAGCTCACCCGGCACCGCCGCACCGACCGAGCCCCCCGACCACCCCGCCGGCGCCGAGCACGCCGACCACGGTGACGGCCAGGACCGTTCCGCCGACGCGGCACGCCCCGAGCCCGCCGATCGCGCCGCGCAGCCCGACGTCCCCGCGCAGCCCGACGTCCCCGCGCAGCCCGACGTCCCCGGGCAGCCGGGGTCCGGCACCGACCAGACCGTACCGATGCCCCGCGTCCAGCCGCCGGCGGGCGTGTCCGCCGACGCGCTCACCGAGCGGTCCGGGCCGTGCCTGCCGGGCTGGACGGCGGCGGGCGTGCTGCTCGCCGCGGTCGGTGCGGCGGGCTGGCTGCTGTGGCGGGCCGGGCTGCTGCCGCTGCCGCCGACCGGTGGCCTGGTCCCGGACCCGCCGGGCGACGCGACCCGGGGGAGCGGGCTGTGGAGCGGCCTGGTGCTGATCGGCGCGGTCGCCGCCCTCGCGGCCTGCGGGCTGGTACGCGGCCGGCCCGGCAGCGTCTGGGTGCTCACCCGGCACGGCGGCTACCGTGGCACCGTCCGCCGCACCGGGCTGCTGTGGATCAGCCCGCTGCTCAGGCGGCGCCGGATGGACGTCTCGCTGCGGCACTGGCGCAGCCGCCCGATCGACGCGGTGGACGCGTACGGTACCCCGGTCCAGCTCACCGTGCTGCTGGTGTGGCGGATCAGGGAGACCGCGCGGGCCGCCTTCGCGGTGGACGACTGCACCCGGCTGCTGCGCGAGGAGGTCGAGGCGGCGGTCGCCCGCGCGGTGTCCCGGCACCCGGCCGACGACTTCCGCGGTGACGCGGTCACGCTGCGGGACTGCGACCGGCTCGGCGACGAGCTGGGCCGGCTGGTGGCCGCCGCGATGCGCGAAGTGGGCGTGGAGGTCTTCTCGGTGACCCCGGTCCGGCTGGAGTACGCCCCGGAGGTGGCGGGGGCGATGCGGCGGGCCAGGATCGCCTCGCTGGAGGCCAGGCAGCGCAGGGTGGTGCTCGACGACGTCCTGACCGCGGTGGCCGACACCCTGCGCGGGATCGCCGAACGGGGCCTGGTGGAGCTGGACGACTACGAACGCAAGTCGCTGGTCCGCGATCTGACGGTGGCCCTGCTCGCCACCCCGGCCCCCGCGGGCCAGGCGCGCGGCTGA